Proteins from a genomic interval of Aspergillus flavus chromosome 7, complete sequence:
- a CDS encoding putative aldehyde dehydrogenase family protein: protein MVNQIRTLSPSTNKVIFEHPGTSLDEARAIAQASENAFQSYKQLSLADRKAIMVKALNIVDANKETLANELTAQMGRPIAYCTKEIDTMRKRADYLLSIADDSLKNLPGQAESGFRRFLKKEPLGVTLISTAWNYPYLITVNTLLPALLAGNTVLLRPSPQTPLLGERLVSYFHEAGLPTNVLQLLHVGSLDVLDEIVKLPQIKLVSFTGSTAGGLRLREATARRVVPVNLELGGNDPAYVRPDADIAYVAAQIVDGAVFNSGQSCCSIERVYVHADIYDNFITEVQKELSTYKLGDPTDKATTTGPVISKQALKNIQSHIDDALSKGAIDATPENTTFTSLPAEGNYIAPKLLTNVTHDMVTMREETFGPVIPVMKVSSDEEAVALMNDSDYGLTASVWTKDIKAGEALIEKIDAGTVYINRCDYPSPDLAWIGWKNSGLGCTLGPHAFDGFYKLKSFHIKEEQT from the exons TCGCACACTCTCCCCTTCCACAAACAAAGTCATTTTCGAGCACCCGGGGACTTCCCTCGACGAAGCTCGAGCTATTGCACAAGCCTCGGAGAATGCCTTCCAGTCCTACAAACAGCTCTCCCTGGCTGATCGGAAGGCCATCATGGTCAAGGCATTGAACATAGTCGATGCAAACAAAGAGACTCTTGCTAATGAGCTCACGGCTCAAATGGGCCGCCCAATCGCCTATTGCACAAAGGAGATTGACACCATGCGCAAACGGGCAGACTACCTCCTCAGTATTGCAGATGACAGCCTGAAGAATCTCCCCGGACAGGCAGAGAGTGGCTTCAGACGGTTCCTCAAGAAGGAACCACTTGGTGTCACTTTGATTTCGACTGCGTGGAAT TATCCGTACTTGATCACAGTGAacactcttcttcctgccCTTCTCGCCGGAAACACTGTTCTTCTCCGTCCATCTCCCCAGACTCCCCTCCTCGGCGAACGGCTCGTATCGTATTTCCATGAAGCTGGGCTACCCACCAACgtcctccaactcctccaCGTCGGCTCGCTCGATGTTCTTGACGAAATCGTCAAGCTTCCTCAGATCAAGCTTGTTTCTTTTACTGGTTCCACGGCCGGTGGACTCCGTCTGCGCGAAGCAACCGCCCGCCGTGTCGTTCCTGTGAATCTCGAACTAGGAGGCAATGACCCAGCCTACGTCAGACCAGATGCAGATATAGCCTACGTCGCCGCACAGATTGTCGACGGGGCTGTCTTTAACTCGGGACAGAGCTGTTGCTCAATTGAACGTGTTTACGTTCACGCTGATATCTACGACAACTTCATTACCGAAGTACAGAAGGAATTGAGCAC TTACAAACTCGGCGACCCAACCGACAAGGCCACTACAACTGGTCCGGTTATCTCCAAGCAGGCTTTGAAGAACATCCAGTCCCACATCGATGATGCACTATCTAAAGGTGCTATTGACGCCACACCTGAAAACACCACATTTACCTCCCTTCCGGCTGAAGGCAACTATATCGCTCCGAAGCTTCTTACTAATGTCACGCATGACATGGTCACCATGCGTGAAGAGACCTTCGGTCCTGTTATCCCTGTTATGAAAGTTTCTTCTGATGAGGAGGCCGTGGCACTCATGAATGATAGCGACTACGGTCTTACGGCTAGTGTCTGGACGAAGGATATCAAGGCTGGAGAGGCTTTGATTGAGAAAATTGATGCGGGTACTGTGTACATCAATCGGTGCGATTACCCGAGTCCG GACCTGGCTTGGATTGGATGGAAGAACTCGGGTCTTGGATGTACGTTGGGACCGCACGCGTTTGACGGGTTCTATAAGTTGAAGAGCTTCCATatcaaggaggagcagaCTTAG